In one window of Leptospira sp. WS92.C1 DNA:
- a CDS encoding polymer-forming cytoskeletal protein, whose translation MAIGKENNNSVIGPGSIFEGKFYIAGSLRIDGKFEGEIKTDDTLYIGETGKVRTNISAREVTVSGTMIGNIKAENEVRLEETGRLLGDIVAPTLHLAKGVVAKGNITVTGGQKKDVKKIVEESFGGTRTLDNGKDE comes from the coding sequence ATGGCCATCGGCAAGGAAAATAATAATAGCGTAATCGGTCCCGGGTCCATTTTCGAAGGGAAATTTTATATCGCAGGTTCTCTCCGTATCGACGGAAAATTCGAAGGAGAGATCAAAACAGATGACACACTTTATATCGGAGAAACCGGTAAAGTAAGAACCAATATCTCGGCGCGAGAAGTAACCGTTTCCGGAACTATGATCGGAAATATCAAAGCCGAAAACGAAGTGCGCCTCGAAGAAACCGGAAGACTCTTGGGGGATATCGTAGCCCCCACCCTACACTTGGCAAAAGGAGTAGTCGCAAAAGGAAACATCACGGTCACAGGCGGACAAAAGAAAGACGTGAAGAAAATCGTAGAAGAATCCTTCGGCGGAACTCGAACCCTGGATAACGGAAAGGACGAATAG
- a CDS encoding alpha/beta hydrolase: MKNVFSLLIGILILGNCASPTIGDLLDKRFIKTYDQTETLNLYYATLRGANPSGQIGCNDSYFLTSGNNELKTGYCIVNVPVNHEIGALPTGLGSRENFFQFLGHNPFENKDAFLEDLKKDPFDEVLVFVHGFNVKFEEAILRGGQIRYDLKFPGKIVIFTWPAGSEGGLINQVLLKGTYEKNLASARSSRQEFKNFLKSMQSIGKKIHLIVHSMGHQVALPALAEIGRDSKEPILKELILNAPDFDSGEFRLISDSLSKAAKRTTLYCSPGDSALQASATVNQGGRLGTCTQIPGIDVINVNPIDSSLISMGHGYYSSKPLLTDIYQLLLGVRAEKRLFIRKSSGNENFILRN; the protein is encoded by the coding sequence ATGAAGAATGTATTCTCCCTACTCATCGGAATTCTCATCCTTGGAAATTGTGCATCTCCTACGATCGGAGATCTTCTCGATAAAAGATTCATCAAAACCTATGATCAAACAGAAACTCTGAATTTATACTATGCTACGCTCAGAGGCGCAAATCCTAGCGGACAAATCGGTTGTAACGATTCTTATTTTTTGACATCCGGAAACAACGAACTCAAAACCGGGTATTGTATCGTAAACGTTCCGGTAAATCACGAAATCGGAGCCTTGCCGACCGGACTCGGTAGTAGAGAAAATTTCTTTCAGTTTCTCGGACACAATCCCTTTGAAAACAAAGACGCATTTTTGGAAGATCTCAAAAAAGATCCGTTCGACGAAGTCCTGGTTTTTGTTCACGGCTTTAATGTAAAGTTCGAAGAGGCGATTTTAAGAGGCGGTCAAATTCGTTACGATCTGAAATTTCCCGGAAAGATCGTAATCTTTACCTGGCCTGCCGGAAGCGAAGGCGGGCTTATCAATCAAGTTTTATTAAAAGGAACCTATGAAAAAAATCTAGCATCCGCAAGAAGTTCCAGACAGGAATTTAAAAACTTTCTCAAGTCCATGCAATCCATCGGAAAAAAAATTCATCTGATCGTACATTCCATGGGACATCAGGTCGCACTTCCTGCGTTAGCCGAAATCGGACGAGATTCCAAAGAACCGATTTTAAAGGAGTTGATTTTAAACGCTCCTGATTTTGATTCCGGAGAATTCAGATTGATCTCGGACTCTCTTTCCAAAGCCGCCAAAAGAACCACCCTCTATTGTTCTCCAGGTGATAGCGCTCTGCAGGCATCGGCTACAGTAAATCAGGGAGGCCGTCTTGGGACTTGCACCCAGATTCCGGGCATAGACGTGATCAACGTAAATCCGATCGATTCTTCTTTGATTTCAATGGGACACGGATACTATTCCTCCAAACCTTTGCTAACGGATATCTACCAACTTCTTCTTGGAGTCAGGGCGGAAAAACGTCTCTTTATTCGAAAATCATCGGGCAATGAAAATTTCATTTTGAGGAACTAA
- a CDS encoding N-acetylmuramoyl-L-alanine amidase, with protein sequence MNWQKIKKSAIAIRDAVWEAIQAAGAKINLGYLWLFRTATEDGVSRKTVFLTYAWIGVILFFTSFILAGHNPFVTLVPFSLYEVGNRDPRTTITIYGSDGERQIFPVRRKVLLEDEEYRHKTMTLIGEISESSYFDKAFESGKGEHYKNLKRLPEIQYAVKAIWKSGNILILDFRKSTLQEILSGMKFRIDYTYVQQNMKEEEKQKEIARKKMALLDSTFMALEKTLFENFQDIQSVEYRLDGLRESIPGMEYSFNLAHKRN encoded by the coding sequence ATGAATTGGCAAAAAATTAAAAAATCTGCAATTGCAATCAGAGACGCGGTTTGGGAAGCGATACAGGCTGCAGGAGCGAAAATCAATCTCGGATATCTTTGGTTGTTTCGCACGGCGACCGAAGACGGAGTTTCTCGAAAAACCGTATTTCTTACCTATGCATGGATCGGAGTCATTTTATTTTTCACCTCCTTTATCCTGGCGGGACACAATCCGTTTGTAACTCTCGTTCCGTTTTCTCTTTACGAAGTCGGAAATCGAGATCCGAGAACGACAATCACCATCTACGGATCCGACGGAGAACGTCAGATTTTTCCAGTGCGAAGAAAGGTCCTTTTGGAAGACGAGGAATATCGTCATAAGACGATGACCTTGATCGGAGAAATCAGCGAATCCTCTTATTTTGACAAGGCCTTTGAAAGCGGTAAGGGGGAACATTATAAAAATCTAAAACGTCTTCCGGAAATCCAGTATGCGGTAAAAGCGATCTGGAAAAGCGGAAATATATTGATTCTCGATTTTAGAAAATCGACTCTGCAGGAGATTCTTTCCGGTATGAAGTTTAGAATCGATTATACTTATGTGCAGCAAAATATGAAGGAAGAGGAAAAACAAAAGGAGATCGCTCGTAAAAAGATGGCACTTTTGGATTCCACTTTTATGGCCCTGGAAAAAACACTTTTTGAAAATTTTCAGGACATTCAAAGCGTGGAATATCGTCTAGATGGTCTGCGCGAGAGCATTCCCGGAATGGAATATTCTTTCAATTTAGCTCATAAAAGAAACTGA
- a CDS encoding DEAD/DEAH box helicase, with product MKFEELSIHPKLLSAIQEIGYTELTPIQEKSIPHGLEGKDITGLAQTGTGKTVAFLVPVIHTILTKDIPGVSALVLAPTRELTMQISDEAKKLLKHSEGIRAVPIIGGTDYKSQNKDLEGLKGIIVATPGRLIDMIKSGSIDISNVEFFVLDEADRMLDMGFIQDIRWLLHKCKNRKQTLLFSATLSVEVMRLAYRFLNEPVEIQINPEKIITERIDQKIVHLGREEKIPYMTNLILNSKDEGQGIIFTNYKANIPKIVHTLRRFAVPVTGISSELDQKKRLRLLRDFKSGKYRYMVATDVASRGIDVENIDIVYNYDLPQDTENYVHRIGRTARAGRKGKAIGFCSESDYVELEKIEKYLKQKIEVLEVNEEYIQFPKGEFQAFIGGDSYDKEKETHFKQNGRRPHDRERGGAPHQHGRDKRGGDKRHGAPAHVGHAHPRDGHKKKPAAAIQEAEFFLQKADSVLSSEPKQNKQGNHQSQHKYQGNKDKQRQPQHGQQRNQNQNRSQQSNKQYDKSKRNLFDINDTRREDNQKKKGSVWQKIKSIFGG from the coding sequence ATGAAATTCGAAGAACTTTCCATCCATCCGAAATTACTTTCAGCCATTCAAGAAATCGGCTACACCGAATTAACACCGATCCAGGAAAAATCCATTCCTCACGGATTGGAAGGAAAAGATATCACTGGACTTGCTCAGACCGGGACCGGTAAAACGGTGGCCTTTCTTGTTCCAGTCATTCATACGATTCTCACCAAAGACATTCCAGGGGTTTCCGCATTAGTTCTCGCACCCACGAGAGAACTTACGATGCAGATCTCGGACGAAGCCAAAAAACTCCTCAAACATTCCGAGGGAATCCGTGCGGTTCCGATCATCGGGGGAACGGATTATAAATCTCAGAATAAAGATTTGGAAGGGTTGAAGGGAATCATCGTAGCAACTCCGGGAAGATTGATCGATATGATCAAGTCCGGTTCGATCGATATTTCCAACGTGGAATTTTTCGTTCTCGATGAAGCGGATCGTATGTTGGACATGGGTTTTATCCAGGACATTCGTTGGCTTCTTCACAAGTGTAAGAATCGTAAACAGACATTGCTTTTTTCGGCGACTCTTTCCGTGGAAGTGATGAGACTCGCGTATCGTTTTCTCAACGAACCCGTGGAGATCCAAATCAATCCCGAAAAGATCATCACCGAACGGATCGATCAAAAGATCGTTCACCTGGGAAGAGAGGAAAAAATTCCCTATATGACCAATTTGATTCTGAACTCAAAGGACGAAGGACAGGGAATCATATTCACAAATTATAAAGCAAATATTCCCAAAATCGTTCATACCCTCCGTAGATTTGCCGTTCCGGTTACCGGAATTTCATCCGAGCTGGATCAGAAAAAGAGACTCAGACTTTTGAGGGATTTCAAATCCGGAAAGTACCGCTATATGGTGGCGACCGACGTTGCTTCTCGAGGGATCGACGTGGAGAACATCGACATCGTTTATAACTACGATCTTCCTCAAGACACCGAAAACTACGTTCACAGAATCGGCCGTACTGCGAGAGCCGGAAGAAAAGGAAAGGCGATCGGCTTTTGTTCCGAATCCGATTACGTGGAACTCGAAAAGATAGAAAAGTATCTGAAACAAAAGATAGAAGTTCTCGAAGTTAACGAAGAATACATTCAATTTCCTAAGGGAGAATTTCAGGCTTTTATCGGCGGCGATTCCTACGATAAGGAAAAAGAAACCCATTTCAAACAGAACGGACGACGTCCTCACGACCGGGAACGCGGCGGTGCTCCTCATCAGCACGGTCGTGATAAACGAGGGGGGGACAAACGTCACGGCGCTCCTGCTCACGTGGGACATGCACATCCAAGGGACGGGCACAAGAAAAAACCTGCGGCTGCGATTCAAGAAGCGGAATTCTTTTTGCAAAAAGCGGATTCGGTTTTATCTTCCGAGCCGAAACAAAATAAACAAGGCAATCATCAATCCCAGCATAAATATCAGGGAAACAAGGACAAGCAGCGTCAACCTCAGCACGGGCAACAACGCAATCAAAACCAAAATCGTTCTCAGCAATCGAACAAACAATACGACAAGAGCAAACGAAATCTGTTCGATATCAACGATACCAGAAGAGAAGACAATCAAAAGAAAAAAGGTTCGGTTTGGCAAAAAATCAAATCTATCTTTGGGGGCTGA
- a CDS encoding crotonase/enoyl-CoA hydratase family protein: MKTHFEFFEILERPEDKTAILYLNRPEKRNAMSWPFWRDLPDVIEEINANPHIHAFVVAGRGKSFSTGLDLDSFFQQFGSLIQAPLGDDRRKFFDLILKMQKGINAVYNSPKPSIAVVQKHCIGGGLDLISACDIRYATVDASISLREAKVAIVADMGSINRLPSIIGQGHTRELALTGKDIDGVEAERIGLVTKVFQTEEEMMDVALATAKEIAENPKLVVSGVKDVMRYSEGKTLEAGLNYVALWNSSFLDSADFRGAQQSFKERKRPVYNQN, from the coding sequence ATGAAAACCCATTTTGAATTTTTTGAAATTCTTGAAAGACCCGAGGATAAAACCGCCATTCTTTATTTGAACCGCCCCGAAAAAAGAAATGCAATGAGCTGGCCTTTTTGGAGAGATCTCCCGGATGTCATCGAAGAGATCAATGCCAACCCGCATATTCATGCGTTTGTGGTCGCAGGTCGTGGAAAATCCTTTTCCACAGGATTGGATCTGGATTCCTTTTTTCAGCAATTCGGCAGCCTCATCCAAGCTCCCTTAGGAGACGATCGCAGAAAATTCTTTGATCTCATTTTAAAAATGCAAAAAGGAATCAACGCCGTTTACAACTCGCCCAAACCTTCGATCGCCGTAGTTCAAAAACATTGTATCGGAGGCGGTCTGGATCTAATTTCGGCTTGTGACATTCGTTACGCGACTGTGGACGCCTCCATCTCTCTCAGAGAAGCAAAGGTCGCAATCGTAGCCGACATGGGATCGATCAATCGACTTCCTTCCATCATAGGACAGGGACATACGAGAGAATTAGCTCTGACAGGAAAGGATATCGACGGTGTGGAAGCAGAAAGAATCGGACTCGTCACAAAGGTATTTCAGACGGAAGAAGAAATGATGGACGTCGCTCTCGCAACCGCAAAAGAAATCGCGGAAAATCCGAAGTTGGTGGTTTCCGGAGTAAAGGACGTAATGAGATATTCGGAAGGAAAAACCCTAGAGGCGGGACTAAACTACGTTGCTCTTTGGAATTCCAGCTTTCTTGATTCGGCGGATTTTAGAGGGGCACAACAATCTTTTAAAGAGCGCAAACGCCCCGTCTACAATCAAAACTGA
- a CDS encoding histidine kinase dimerization/phosphoacceptor domain -containing protein, translating to MNMLHKPKILVVEDEIIVAVNLGQKLKKLGYELVGITSSGEEAIQKAEENHPDLVLMDINIEGSLDGIETAEVLRNRFHTPVIYLTAYADENTLDRAKKTQPLGYIVKPFESDQLRSSIEVALYKNEIEQRSKQTEEKLKGALDQLGAGIVTTDENGLLLFMNPAAEKLTGCRYEDHLGRHVQEVLFFQNETGETIPGLVEEVIQSRRPKENGNLILISKNGSSQEVQLQSSPILGTEERLTGTFNILRTKAQHSTPGEKDTYLKEIHHRIKNNLTIISSIFSLRSGQGNGESNEVLRESQNRLRAVALLHEILYESKDLSSISFELYVKKLTDALFEIYQVDREKIRLELNIQEAKVKAEIGMNLALIINELITNSLKHGLANSSSGSIRIHFTRENNSLTLEVSDDGNGLPEESLRNRNPSSLGLSLVESLAKQIGGKVDILNQEGACVKLRFPVTH from the coding sequence ATGAATATGCTTCATAAACCCAAAATTTTGGTGGTTGAGGACGAGATTATCGTCGCAGTCAATCTAGGCCAAAAGTTAAAGAAATTGGGCTATGAACTGGTCGGAATTACGTCCTCCGGTGAAGAAGCCATTCAAAAGGCGGAAGAAAATCACCCTGATCTCGTTCTGATGGATATCAATATAGAAGGAAGTCTGGATGGTATCGAGACAGCAGAAGTCCTCAGAAATCGCTTTCATACACCCGTTATTTATCTTACAGCCTACGCAGATGAAAATACTCTAGACCGGGCCAAAAAAACCCAGCCCTTGGGTTATATCGTAAAACCCTTTGAGTCGGATCAACTCCGATCGTCCATAGAAGTAGCACTTTATAAAAACGAAATCGAACAGAGATCCAAACAAACCGAAGAAAAACTCAAAGGCGCTTTGGACCAGCTTGGAGCGGGAATCGTCACCACGGATGAAAATGGACTTTTACTTTTTATGAATCCCGCCGCCGAAAAACTGACCGGCTGCAGATATGAGGATCATTTGGGTAGACACGTTCAGGAAGTTCTATTCTTTCAAAACGAAACGGGAGAAACGATTCCAGGTCTTGTGGAAGAAGTGATACAATCCAGACGTCCGAAAGAAAACGGAAACCTCATTTTGATTTCTAAGAACGGAAGCAGCCAAGAAGTGCAGCTGCAGAGTTCTCCGATTTTAGGAACCGAAGAAAGACTCACCGGAACATTCAACATTTTGAGAACAAAAGCACAACATTCCACACCCGGGGAAAAGGATACATATCTCAAAGAAATTCATCATAGAATCAAAAACAATCTTACGATTATCTCTTCGATTTTCAGTCTTCGTTCCGGACAGGGGAATGGTGAATCTAACGAAGTTCTCAGAGAAAGTCAAAATCGTCTGAGAGCCGTCGCGTTGTTGCACGAAATTCTTTATGAAAGCAAGGATCTGTCTTCGATTAGTTTCGAACTTTATGTGAAAAAACTCACGGATGCTCTGTTTGAAATCTATCAGGTAGATCGGGAAAAAATTCGTTTAGAACTCAACATTCAAGAAGCCAAAGTAAAAGCGGAAATCGGAATGAATTTGGCTTTGATCATCAACGAGCTGATTACAAATTCTTTAAAACACGGACTGGCAAATTCTTCGTCCGGATCGATTCGAATTCATTTTACGAGAGAAAATAATTCTCTTACCTTAGAAGTTTCCGATGACGGAAACGGCCTTCCCGAAGAATCGCTCCGCAATCGCAATCCGAGTTCACTGGGGCTCTCCTTAGTCGAATCTCTTGCCAAACAAATCGGCGGAAAAGTCGACATTCTCAATCAGGAAGGGGCTTGTGTAAAACTTCGTTTTCCTGTGACACATTGA
- a CDS encoding N-acetylmuramoyl-L-alanine amidase — translation MAKNQIYLWGLILFFAGLWELQAKVAIPTQSSERYVRFEDIQREFPSLKSSFNPATFVGAIKHPSGEIRFRVGSSFYTFNQSIEKISVPVLYKEKDFLLPPELTEALFVQLMSEDVRYEYKENVLELEVLPGAEKLGIKTILIDAGHGGKDPGTASDVGASEKEIALQVAKILKKFFEKVYPEITVVLTRPDDTFIELERRSEIANRELKKKGSSLFISLHCNSSINPDINGFEIYYLSQTPSTESARETALLENRILKAKGNSTIKKIQAGMMSSLIQRRSRILARSLESEMKKKLQPQILSRGVKKADFSVLRGSLMPAVLVEMGYLSHEKESKLLQNKSLQVKIAKSIIEGIRDYELAKN, via the coding sequence TTGGCAAAAAATCAAATCTATCTTTGGGGGCTGATTCTATTCTTTGCCGGTCTATGGGAATTACAGGCAAAGGTCGCGATTCCCACCCAATCCTCAGAACGTTATGTGCGCTTTGAGGATATTCAAAGGGAATTTCCCTCTCTAAAATCCTCATTTAATCCTGCAACCTTTGTGGGAGCGATCAAACATCCTTCCGGCGAAATTAGGTTTCGTGTGGGCTCCTCGTTTTACACTTTCAACCAATCCATCGAAAAAATATCGGTTCCGGTTTTGTATAAGGAAAAGGATTTTCTTCTTCCTCCGGAACTTACGGAGGCTTTGTTTGTTCAACTGATGTCCGAAGACGTTCGCTATGAATATAAGGAAAACGTGTTGGAGTTGGAAGTATTGCCAGGAGCCGAAAAGCTCGGGATCAAAACCATTCTCATCGACGCTGGCCACGGAGGAAAGGATCCCGGCACCGCATCCGACGTCGGGGCCAGTGAAAAGGAGATCGCGTTGCAGGTCGCGAAGATTCTCAAAAAATTTTTCGAGAAGGTTTATCCGGAAATCACCGTAGTTTTAACAAGACCGGATGATACGTTTATCGAACTCGAGCGTCGTTCTGAAATCGCGAACAGAGAACTCAAAAAAAAAGGAAGTTCGTTGTTTATCAGTCTGCATTGTAATTCTTCCATCAATCCGGACATAAACGGGTTCGAGATCTACTATCTTTCTCAAACTCCTTCTACTGAGTCGGCCAGAGAGACCGCTCTTTTGGAAAATCGGATCTTAAAAGCCAAAGGAAATTCTACGATTAAAAAAATTCAGGCGGGAATGATGTCCTCCCTCATTCAAAGAAGAAGCAGAATCTTAGCACGATCCTTGGAATCGGAGATGAAAAAAAAACTCCAGCCTCAAATCCTGTCCAGGGGAGTGAAAAAAGCCGATTTTTCAGTCCTGAGAGGAAGCCTGATGCCTGCAGTTCTCGTGGAAATGGGCTATCTCTCTCATGAAAAAGAATCCAAACTTTTGCAAAACAAAAGTTTGCAGGTAAAGATAGCGAAAAGCATAATAGAAGGAATCCGGGATTATGAATTGGCAAAAAATTAA
- a CDS encoding peptidoglycan DD-metalloendopeptidase family protein, with translation MIFKKPRQLTAGKELLRTDNFTLIYLGAFHFHYSFYFRGNLYHGNLDFRRKKFKLIPIFASILLFIAFLGFGMNPSNAMMDSSGHEITENDSEDLKAKSGDEKFLEESEKAKLTILMAKELKNPSEKKKQLKVTTYRVKRNETLAEIATRFKVSMESIAGSSGIKIDDTLYPGQILSIPNKQGLLYKMKTGDTVAKVASLYKVNLDEITLENKLDDLDILRPGQKVFLPGAVIPDPTPKWMIPVASRIVTSNFGFRTFPRRKFHEGLDLKAFYEPIAAARNGKVIYAGWMGGYGNVVVIEHTDDFKTLYAHNSKLFVQRGDYVLAGKKIARSGSTGYSFGPHLHFEVIKNGQPVNPSKYLKGLSFRKGGPTH, from the coding sequence ATGATCTTTAAAAAGCCCAGACAACTGACCGCGGGAAAAGAACTTCTCCGGACAGATAATTTCACCCTGATCTATCTGGGCGCTTTTCACTTTCACTATTCATTTTACTTTAGAGGGAATCTCTATCACGGGAATCTCGACTTCCGAAGAAAAAAATTCAAACTGATTCCGATCTTTGCATCGATCCTTCTTTTTATCGCCTTCCTGGGATTTGGAATGAATCCGAGCAACGCGATGATGGATTCTTCCGGTCATGAAATTACGGAGAATGATTCCGAAGATCTCAAGGCAAAATCCGGAGACGAAAAGTTTTTGGAAGAATCGGAAAAAGCAAAACTGACGATCCTGATGGCGAAGGAACTCAAAAATCCTTCCGAAAAAAAGAAACAACTCAAGGTGACGACCTATCGGGTCAAAAGAAACGAAACGTTAGCCGAAATTGCTACCCGTTTCAAGGTTTCAATGGAATCGATCGCGGGTTCTTCCGGGATCAAGATAGACGACACTCTGTATCCCGGACAAATATTAAGCATTCCTAATAAACAAGGTCTTCTCTACAAAATGAAAACCGGGGACACCGTAGCTAAGGTCGCAAGCCTTTACAAGGTGAACTTGGATGAGATCACGCTCGAAAACAAACTCGACGATCTGGACATTCTCAGACCGGGTCAAAAAGTATTTTTACCGGGAGCGGTGATCCCCGATCCAACTCCGAAATGGATGATCCCGGTCGCTTCAAGAATTGTAACCTCCAACTTCGGATTTAGAACCTTTCCCAGAAGAAAGTTTCACGAAGGTCTCGATTTAAAGGCGTTTTACGAACCGATCGCAGCGGCAAGAAACGGAAAAGTCATCTATGCCGGATGGATGGGCGGTTATGGAAACGTTGTGGTCATAGAGCATACGGACGATTTCAAAACACTCTACGCTCACAACTCCAAACTGTTTGTTCAGCGCGGAGATTACGTTCTGGCCGGTAAAAAGATCGCGAGATCGGGATCCACCGGATATTCCTTCGGTCCTCACCTTCATTTTGAAGTCATCAAAAACGGACAACCGGTCAATCCCTCAAAATACTTAAAAGGTCTCAGCTTTCGAAAGGGCGGACCGACCCACTAA
- a CDS encoding tetratricopeptide repeat protein: MSFPTLIRSAIQRENQREFTKAFNLYKEALSFTSSPKTILKIRNRQAWCQYHIGNTRETLNLFHEIITRYPDEPASYLYYSNYLIKVSNFKQAKKILAKGIDLYPDQLELYLTLASLLKDTDRSNEAISVLKQALAQEKLSRGRGILRKDIWAELGHLYYQRGDYNSALASLKTSMRMDSDENFLHYDMIAQCYLKVADHKNALKFIDLYILYFGESDTDILIIKARAHAQLGESHLACASLLQAYSMENGLKLNAEDMVDFAPLLQTGFFDTLENIEIEEP; encoded by the coding sequence GTGAGTTTCCCTACACTGATCAGATCTGCGATTCAGAGGGAAAATCAAAGAGAATTCACCAAGGCCTTTAACCTGTATAAGGAAGCCCTTTCTTTTACAAGTAGTCCAAAAACCATTCTTAAAATTAGAAACCGTCAAGCCTGGTGCCAATATCATATCGGAAACACCCGAGAAACCTTAAATTTGTTTCACGAGATCATCACTCGATATCCGGATGAACCCGCAAGCTATCTCTACTATTCCAATTATTTAATCAAAGTCAGCAATTTCAAACAGGCCAAAAAAATTCTGGCAAAGGGAATCGATCTCTATCCGGATCAGCTCGAACTTTATCTGACTTTAGCGTCTCTTTTAAAAGACACGGATCGATCCAACGAAGCGATCTCGGTTTTGAAACAAGCCCTTGCTCAGGAAAAACTTTCCAGAGGCAGAGGAATTCTCCGCAAGGATATCTGGGCCGAACTTGGACATCTTTACTATCAAAGAGGGGATTACAATTCCGCGCTCGCTTCTCTCAAAACTTCCATGAGAATGGATAGCGACGAGAATTTTCTGCACTACGATATGATCGCTCAGTGTTATCTCAAAGTTGCGGACCACAAAAACGCGTTGAAATTTATAGATCTATATATTCTTTATTTTGGGGAATCGGATACGGACATTCTTATCATCAAAGCTCGAGCGCACGCTCAACTCGGAGAAAGTCATTTGGCCTGTGCTTCCCTTTTACAGGCATATTCTATGGAAAACGGTCTCAAACTAAACGCGGAGGATATGGTGGATTTTGCTCCCTTACTCCAAACCGGTTTTTTTGATACATTAGAGAATATTGAAATAGAAGAGCCTTAG
- a CDS encoding DUF2167 domain-containing protein has product MKHRITAVLLLFLSIGLTAQQNEDSLKIVKNLKYQTGKIVLGDKLATLQVPPNFRYIDGKQSKLVLENIWGNPPGSESLGMLFLKNETPISENFTYAITISFSEEGYIKDDDAKDLDYGDLLDEMKEDTKEANEARKQEGYESVELVDWASPPFYDEKSKKLHWAKTLRFEGIEKDTLNYNIRILGRKGILILNVIADIDKLPLVNQELDAIVNSTEFNEGNRYADFNPGLDSVAAYGIGGLIAGKVLAKAGFFALLLKFWKVIAIAAIGGLGILKKFIFREKKTSPSDNTNV; this is encoded by the coding sequence ATGAAACATCGAATCACGGCAGTTTTACTGTTGTTCCTCTCCATCGGGCTGACGGCTCAACAGAACGAAGACTCTCTTAAGATTGTAAAAAATCTTAAATACCAAACCGGTAAAATCGTCTTAGGAGATAAACTCGCCACACTGCAAGTTCCTCCCAATTTTCGTTATATAGACGGAAAACAAAGCAAACTGGTTTTGGAAAACATATGGGGAAATCCGCCCGGTTCGGAATCTCTGGGAATGTTGTTCCTAAAAAACGAAACTCCGATCAGTGAAAACTTTACATACGCGATCACCATCTCTTTCTCCGAAGAAGGTTATATCAAAGACGACGACGCTAAAGATCTGGACTATGGAGATCTTTTAGACGAAATGAAAGAGGATACAAAGGAAGCCAACGAGGCCAGAAAACAGGAAGGTTACGAAAGTGTTGAACTTGTCGATTGGGCTTCGCCTCCTTTTTATGATGAAAAATCCAAAAAATTACATTGGGCTAAAACTCTACGATTTGAAGGGATCGAAAAAGACACCCTCAATTACAATATTCGAATTTTAGGAAGAAAGGGAATACTCATTCTAAACGTAATCGCAGACATCGATAAACTTCCGTTGGTAAATCAGGAATTGGATGCGATCGTAAATTCAACCGAATTTAACGAAGGGAATCGTTACGCGGATTTCAATCCCGGATTGGACAGCGTGGCGGCGTACGGAATCGGGGGTTTGATCGCGGGAAAGGTTTTGGCAAAGGCCGGCTTTTTTGCGCTTTTATTAAAATTTTGGAAAGTGATCGCCATCGCGGCGATCGGAGGTCTGGGAATTTTGAAAAAATTTATTTTTAGGGAAAAGAAAACCTCTCCATCGGACAATACCAACGTCTGA